In Candidatus Methanomethylophilaceae archaeon, the sequence CCGAGGAGAAAGGAAAGGGATCCTTCTACTTCGCCTGGGTCATGGACGGACTCAAAGAGGAGAGGGAGAGAGGAGTCACCATCGATGTCGCGCACAAGAAGTTCTACACCGACAAGTACTACTTCACCGTCATCGACGCCCCCGGACAC encodes:
- a CDS encoding elongation factor 1-alpha, yielding MAEKEHMNLVIIGHVDHGKSTLTGRILLETGAIDPHIVEKYKKEAEEKGKGSFYFAWVMDGLKEERERGVTIDVAHKKFYTDKYYFTVIDAPGH